In Geobacter sp., a single window of DNA contains:
- a CDS encoding STAS domain-containing protein, translating to MSASTHDTTRINLCGNWSINGVAAQLPFLNSSMSSFTTGAPRQQAEICTQGIESIDASGCQLLAIFFHAIRRNGHEPKLLNPSPTLRGSLETLGFTPVFDSEGA from the coding sequence ATGTCCGCATCAACACACGATACGACCCGCATCAATCTCTGTGGCAACTGGTCAATCAACGGGGTAGCTGCACAACTCCCGTTTCTCAATTCATCCATGAGCAGTTTCACGACAGGCGCACCCCGGCAACAGGCTGAAATCTGTACCCAGGGGATCGAATCGATCGATGCCAGCGGCTGTCAGCTTCTCGCCATCTTCTTTCACGCCATCCGCAGGAACGGACATGAGCCTAAGCTCTTGAATCCATCGCCAACCCTTCGCGGAAGCCTGGAGACACTCGGGTTTACCCCGGTATTCGACAGTGAAGGGGCCTGA
- a CDS encoding chemotaxis protein CheR gives MHQFRYTDEDFERIRTLIYQTAGISLNPHKQHMVYSRLARRLRVREICSFSDYLDLIEDGDHQELEAFINALTTNLTSFFREPHHFSILARHLEEQARRRSTLSIWSCAASSGEEPYSIAMTVVELFNSFAPPVRIFASDIDTNALELASQGVYPIERINSLSPERMKRFFLRGEGRNSGFVRVKPELKKLITFCRKNLLDDDWGFSERFDSIFCRNVMIYFDKETQYRILKKFVPRLQPDGRFFAGHSENFHQATELLRLCGKTVYRPVVGC, from the coding sequence ATGCATCAGTTCAGGTATACGGATGAAGATTTTGAACGGATTCGCACGCTTATCTACCAGACCGCCGGCATCTCGCTGAACCCGCACAAGCAGCATATGGTCTACAGCCGTCTTGCTCGACGCCTGAGAGTGCGGGAGATCTGTTCCTTCAGTGACTATCTCGACCTGATTGAAGACGGCGACCACCAGGAACTTGAGGCGTTTATCAATGCCCTCACCACCAATCTCACCTCGTTCTTCCGGGAACCGCACCATTTTTCGATCCTGGCCAGACACCTGGAAGAACAGGCTCGTCGCAGGTCAACACTCAGCATCTGGAGCTGTGCAGCCTCCTCGGGAGAGGAACCCTATTCCATCGCCATGACCGTGGTCGAGCTGTTCAACAGCTTCGCTCCTCCCGTTCGCATCTTTGCCAGCGATATTGATACGAATGCCCTCGAACTGGCTAGCCAGGGAGTCTACCCCATTGAAAGGATCAATTCGTTGTCGCCGGAACGGATGAAACGGTTTTTTCTCCGGGGCGAGGGGAGGAATTCCGGTTTTGTCCGTGTCAAACCGGAGTTGAAGAAACTCATCACCTTCTGTCGAAAGAATCTTCTCGACGACGACTGGGGATTTTCCGAGCGGTTTGACAGCATCTTCTGTCGCAATGTCATGATCTATTTCGACAAAGAGACCCAGTACCGAATTCTAAAAAAATTCGTTCCGCGCCTGCAGCCGGACGGCAGGTTTTTTGCCGGGCATTCGGAAAACTTTCACCAGGCAACAGAACTGCTCCGCCTGTGTGGGAAAACCGTCTATCGACCGGTCGTCGGATGCTGA
- the cheB gene encoding chemotaxis-specific protein-glutamate methyltransferase CheB, with protein MSIKVLVIDDSALIRSLLTEIINSQHDMEVIGCAQDPLIAREKIKALNPDVLTLDVEMPRMDGLVFLDKLMKLRPMPVLMISSLTEKSSFITLHALELGAVDYVTKPKLDIRSGITEYAHEITDKIRVAAKAHIKPATAKSYGRSIEPKQSADAVLPVNHRSLSGTEKVIAVGASTGGTEALRELLSAMPADSPGILVTQHMPEAFTRAFAKRLDGICRISVKEAEHGERVLPGHAYVAPGNRHLLLGRSGANYITELADGPPVNRHRPSVDVLFRSASNAGGKNAIGVILTGMGNDGAAGMMEMRTAGAFTIAQDEESCVVFGMPKEAIAHGGVEEVLPLQNIGKRIVSWLSSHGGKAFRM; from the coding sequence ATGTCAATAAAGGTTCTCGTCATTGACGATTCCGCACTCATCCGTAGTCTTCTCACGGAGATCATAAACTCTCAGCATGACATGGAGGTCATAGGCTGTGCGCAGGACCCGCTCATCGCCCGGGAAAAGATCAAGGCTCTCAATCCGGACGTGCTCACCCTTGATGTGGAAATGCCGCGCATGGATGGCCTGGTTTTTCTCGACAAACTCATGAAGCTGCGGCCCATGCCGGTCCTCATGATCTCGTCCCTGACGGAAAAGAGTTCCTTCATCACCCTCCATGCTCTCGAACTCGGTGCGGTGGACTATGTCACCAAACCGAAACTCGACATCCGCTCCGGCATAACGGAATACGCCCATGAAATAACCGATAAGATAAGGGTGGCCGCCAAGGCACACATCAAGCCCGCAACAGCCAAATCCTACGGTCGTTCCATCGAACCGAAGCAGAGCGCCGATGCTGTTCTACCGGTCAATCACCGGTCATTGAGCGGCACTGAAAAGGTGATTGCCGTGGGAGCATCAACCGGTGGCACCGAGGCATTGCGCGAACTGCTCAGCGCCATGCCCGCGGACTCACCCGGCATCCTGGTAACCCAGCACATGCCCGAGGCCTTTACCAGGGCCTTTGCCAAGCGGCTGGACGGAATATGCCGGATCAGCGTCAAAGAAGCAGAGCATGGCGAGCGGGTGCTCCCCGGACACGCCTATGTGGCGCCGGGAAACCGGCATCTGCTCCTCGGGCGGAGCGGAGCGAATTATATTACCGAACTTGCCGACGGTCCTCCGGTAAATCGGCACCGGCCCTCCGTTGACGTGCTGTTCCGCTCCGCATCCAATGCTGGCGGCAAAAACGCCATTGGCGTCATCCTCACCGGTATGGGGAACGATGGTGCCGCAGGAATGATGGAAATGCGCACGGCGGGCGCGTTCACTATCGCCCAGGACGAAGAGAGCTGCGTGGTGTTCGGAATGCCGAAGGAGGCCATAGCACACGGTGGCGTTGAAGAGGTGCTGCCATTGCAGAATATTGGCAAGAGGATTGTTTCGTGGCTTTCTTCCCATGGAGGGAAAGCATTCAGGATGTAG
- a CDS encoding chemotaxis protein CheW, which yields MEQASQIINGASAPSGTKEYLTFNLGGEEYGLDILKVQEIRGYDAVTRIANTPEFMKGVINLRGVIVPIVDMRIKFNLGTVEYGEFTVVIILNILNRVVGIVVDGVSDVVALLPEQIRPAPELSSSMDTSYIAGLANSDERLLILVDIEKLLSSTDMQLMDLAA from the coding sequence ATGGAACAGGCATCGCAGATCATAAACGGGGCTTCAGCGCCGTCAGGAACGAAAGAATACCTGACATTCAATCTCGGCGGGGAGGAGTACGGACTGGATATCCTCAAGGTACAAGAGATCCGCGGCTACGATGCCGTCACCAGGATCGCCAATACTCCCGAATTCATGAAAGGAGTGATCAACCTCCGGGGGGTTATTGTCCCGATTGTGGACATGCGCATCAAATTCAACCTCGGCACGGTAGAGTACGGAGAATTCACCGTGGTGATCATCCTGAATATCCTGAACCGGGTGGTCGGCATCGTGGTCGATGGGGTCTCCGACGTCGTGGCACTTTTACCCGAACAGATCAGGCCGGCTCCGGAACTTTCATCGTCAATGGACACCAGCTATATCGCCGGTCTGGCCAACAGCGATGAACGCCTGCTCATCCTGGTCGATATCGAGAAACTGTTGAGCAGTACCGACATGCAGTTGATGGACCTGGCGGCCTGA
- a CDS encoding PBP1A family penicillin-binding protein: protein MRLVQLLISVVAGLFLVLAIVVPVRAQEAFATYPPLPSGYSSIKVFDNQGRFVGRILPEKRYWVSIDRIPAFLQKAVVAVEDSRFYEHGGIDIRGIARALVKDVVKGKLAEGGSTITQQLIKNKFLSGEKTIERKLEEARLAMEFEKKYSKRQILEMYFNEIYYGNGAWGIAQAARLYFDKNPEELTDAECSLLAGVQKNPGRYNPLGVPAKVTGRRDVVLKRMVELGMINARQKQALRANPPSVIPVGQAPQYMAHIRNRLVERYGPEIVEQGGLDVITAMDLNLQKLAEKTLSEGVKRVSPKLQGALLCLDPATGDVLAAVGGVDAIQSSYNRAFVARRQPGSAIKPLIYAAALEKGITAGSIWDDTPAAYNRGNNDVWKPLNYGREQYGSLSLREALAYSNNVITVKLLDTIGVPYFVDFAGKVGLPLRAQHDLSLALGTEEVTLHDLVQAYTPLANAGVRAEPRTIIRVFDRRRKSWTENPPAVSPVMSPATAFITTSMLRDVMVYGTAKSLNKFSQGRPAAGKTGTTDDYRDAWFIGYTPQLITGIWVGYDKPRPGGKGFTGGVVAAPVWERFMRTALASKPVVDFPAPDTVVSVSIDPTTGFLARSGCPEKRDEFYVVGTEPTEPCPEHEGDPLTPAVPLAPAPDADQPQLNDSPEEGSLPLGKTVAFPRPHRVLIKNLKGSS from the coding sequence ATGCGTCTCGTACAATTACTGATTTCCGTCGTCGCCGGCCTTTTCCTGGTCTTGGCCATTGTTGTACCGGTCCGAGCCCAGGAGGCGTTTGCCACCTATCCCCCCCTGCCGTCCGGATATTCCTCCATCAAGGTCTTCGACAACCAGGGGCGGTTTGTTGGCCGGATACTCCCTGAAAAAAGGTACTGGGTCTCCATCGACCGTATTCCCGCTTTCCTGCAAAAGGCGGTGGTGGCAGTTGAAGACTCCCGGTTCTATGAGCATGGGGGCATAGATATCCGGGGGATCGCCCGCGCCCTGGTAAAGGATGTGGTCAAAGGGAAACTTGCCGAAGGTGGGTCGACCATCACCCAGCAACTGATCAAGAACAAGTTCCTGTCCGGCGAGAAAACCATCGAGCGCAAACTCGAAGAAGCCCGTCTGGCCATGGAGTTTGAAAAGAAATATAGCAAGAGACAGATCCTGGAGATGTACTTCAACGAGATCTATTACGGCAATGGCGCCTGGGGGATTGCCCAGGCGGCCCGTCTCTATTTCGACAAGAATCCGGAAGAATTGACCGACGCCGAATGCTCCCTCTTGGCCGGGGTGCAAAAAAACCCGGGACGCTACAATCCTTTGGGGGTACCGGCGAAGGTCACGGGGCGGAGGGACGTGGTTCTCAAGCGGATGGTGGAGCTCGGCATGATCAACGCCCGGCAGAAGCAGGCGTTGCGAGCTAATCCTCCCTCGGTCATTCCAGTCGGTCAGGCCCCCCAGTACATGGCCCATATCCGGAATCGGCTTGTCGAACGGTATGGGCCGGAGATTGTGGAACAGGGTGGCCTGGATGTCATCACGGCCATGGACCTCAATCTGCAGAAGCTGGCGGAAAAAACCCTGAGCGAAGGGGTGAAACGGGTTTCTCCGAAGTTGCAGGGAGCATTGCTCTGCCTGGACCCGGCCACGGGCGATGTTCTGGCTGCGGTTGGCGGGGTTGATGCTATCCAGAGCTCATATAACCGGGCCTTCGTAGCCAGGCGGCAGCCCGGTTCCGCCATCAAGCCGCTGATCTATGCTGCGGCCCTGGAAAAGGGAATCACTGCCGGCAGCATTTGGGACGATACCCCGGCAGCCTACAATCGCGGCAACAATGACGTCTGGAAACCGTTGAACTATGGCAGGGAACAGTATGGGTCTTTGAGCCTCAGGGAAGCCCTGGCATACTCGAACAATGTCATTACGGTAAAGCTGCTGGATACGATCGGCGTTCCCTATTTCGTCGACTTTGCCGGGAAAGTCGGTCTTCCGTTACGCGCACAGCATGATCTCTCCCTGGCCCTTGGAACCGAGGAGGTGACCCTGCACGACCTGGTACAGGCATACACCCCGCTGGCCAACGCTGGGGTACGGGCGGAACCGAGGACCATCATTCGTGTATTTGATCGCCGGCGAAAGTCCTGGACCGAGAATCCCCCGGCAGTTTCCCCGGTCATGTCCCCGGCAACAGCTTTCATAACGACCTCCATGCTTCGGGATGTCATGGTGTATGGCACGGCCAAATCTCTCAATAAATTCAGCCAAGGGCGTCCAGCAGCCGGCAAGACCGGCACCACCGACGATTACCGGGATGCCTGGTTCATCGGTTATACGCCCCAGCTGATAACCGGCATCTGGGTGGGATATGACAAGCCCAGGCCGGGAGGCAAAGGCTTTACCGGAGGCGTGGTTGCCGCACCTGTCTGGGAACGGTTCATGCGGACGGCTTTGGCCTCCAAGCCGGTTGTTGATTTCCCGGCACCGGATACGGTCGTTTCCGTTTCGATCGATCCGACGACCGGCTTTCTGGCCAGATCCGGCTGCCCGGAAAAACGGGATGAGTTCTATGTCGTGGGAACCGAGCCGACCGAGCCCTGTCCCGAACATGAAGGTGATCCTCTCACCCCGGCAGTCCCGCTCGCTCCAGCGCCGGATGCCGACCAGCCGCAGTTGAACGACAGCCCTGAAGAAGGCTCTCTGCCGTTGGGGAAAACAGTTGCATTCCCCAGGCCGCATCGTGTATTAATAAAAAATCTGAAAGGGAGTAGCTAG
- a CDS encoding chemoreceptor glutamine deamidase CheD — MNHQQEIPPTPYFDRTFSRNAMRILPGGHLVSASGMMLMTVLGSCVAVCIQDPVTGIGGMNHFMMPGTSRQPDSTGRYGQPAMEMLLDDLIRQGGVLSRCWAKIFGAGRVIPDMSDIGRKNVEFALAFLSEHAIHVAAVDTGDIFPRKVYFNPATGQVFVKRLLQASPDDGLTPTPTQLHRELPCQ, encoded by the coding sequence ATGAACCATCAGCAAGAAATACCCCCTACCCCCTATTTCGATCGGACTTTCAGCCGCAATGCGATGAGGATCCTTCCGGGGGGACATCTTGTCTCCGCCAGCGGTATGATGCTCATGACCGTGCTCGGGTCGTGCGTGGCTGTCTGCATTCAGGACCCTGTTACCGGGATAGGCGGGATGAACCATTTCATGATGCCGGGCACGAGCAGGCAGCCGGATAGCACCGGCCGCTATGGCCAGCCTGCCATGGAAATGCTGCTGGACGACCTGATTCGACAGGGGGGTGTGCTGTCCCGCTGCTGGGCAAAGATATTCGGTGCAGGCAGGGTGATCCCGGATATGTCCGATATCGGCAGAAAGAATGTGGAATTCGCCCTTGCGTTCCTCTCTGAACATGCCATTCACGTTGCAGCCGTCGATACGGGCGATATTTTTCCCCGCAAGGTCTATTTCAATCCGGCAACCGGGCAGGTATTCGTGAAACGCCTGCTGCAAGCCTCGCCGGACGATGGTCTGACACCCACACCCACGCAGTTGCACCGGGAGCTGCCATGTCAATAA
- a CDS encoding chemotaxis protein CheA (chemotactic sensory histidine kinase in two-component regulatory system with CheB and CheY; sensory histidine kinase/signal sensing protein; CheA is the histidine kinase component) → MEETDSGFDMIDLGKLAEVFFEECTEHLAEMERLLLEIDPARPDQEALHALFRAAHSIKGSGGIFDFIDMTTITHELESVLDLIRNHQLVLTPEMVNLFLQSTDVISMQLAGHRHGAAVDQQANDSACAGLRAIMADFRTAPREETSTPVVHVATPVAGLQKFAIDFIPSPDIFKRGIRIENLFGELASLGTLSSFAEFPDVPELHEFDPELAHAHWHLSLEAETTEREIRDIFEFVADDSDIIIKVEGPKAQPVLAAASPEPGTNPVAHETVSAKNAREPADGSIRVGVRKVDQIINQVGELVITQAMLSQIGGSLDPVLHADLYRGLQQLARNTRDLQESVMSMRLVPINLVFSRFPRLIRDLAAKLGKQVELRIFGESTELDKGLVEKMSDPLTHLVRNALDHAIETPDVRIAAGKPAVGTVTLRASQIGGKIVVDVVDDGAGLDRERILRKAAERGIDVSDGMSDDEVWQLIFTPGFSTAEAVTDISGRGVGMDVVSRNVQALGGRVQIFSKSGQGTRITLSLPLTLAILDGLAVAVGNEKFIIPINAIVESLQPSAGDIQSIQESGRVLKMRGDFIPLIPLHQLFTIRDAASRPEEGVLVVVDAEGERVALQVDALVDEQQVVIKSLEENYRKVPGTAGATIMGDGRVALILDVGEIACQWHGRLKDLAA, encoded by the coding sequence ATGGAAGAAACAGATTCCGGATTTGACATGATCGACCTCGGCAAGCTCGCCGAAGTCTTTTTCGAAGAATGTACCGAACATCTCGCCGAAATGGAGCGTCTCCTCCTGGAGATAGACCCGGCCCGGCCCGATCAGGAAGCGCTGCATGCACTGTTTCGCGCAGCACATTCCATCAAGGGGAGTGGCGGCATCTTCGATTTTATCGACATGACGACGATCACTCATGAACTCGAATCGGTTCTTGACCTGATCCGCAACCACCAACTGGTTCTGACGCCCGAAATGGTCAACCTGTTCCTCCAGTCGACCGATGTCATCTCCATGCAGCTCGCCGGGCACCGGCATGGAGCAGCGGTTGACCAACAGGCCAATGACTCGGCCTGCGCCGGCCTGCGCGCTATTATGGCGGACTTCAGGACCGCACCCAGAGAAGAGACCTCCACTCCTGTCGTGCACGTGGCCACCCCAGTTGCGGGACTGCAAAAGTTCGCCATCGATTTCATCCCTTCGCCGGATATCTTCAAACGTGGCATTCGCATCGAAAATCTGTTCGGCGAACTCGCCTCCCTCGGGACCTTGTCCTCTTTTGCCGAATTCCCCGATGTACCAGAGCTTCACGAGTTCGATCCCGAACTCGCCCATGCACACTGGCATCTTTCACTTGAGGCGGAAACAACGGAAAGGGAAATCCGGGATATCTTCGAATTCGTTGCCGACGACAGCGATATCATCATCAAGGTAGAAGGCCCAAAGGCTCAGCCTGTCCTGGCGGCAGCATCCCCCGAGCCGGGCACCAACCCCGTTGCCCATGAAACCGTCTCAGCAAAAAATGCCAGAGAACCTGCAGATGGCTCCATTCGGGTCGGAGTCAGAAAGGTCGACCAGATCATCAACCAAGTGGGCGAGTTGGTGATAACCCAGGCAATGCTCAGCCAGATCGGAGGGAGCCTCGATCCGGTTCTGCACGCAGACCTTTATCGCGGCCTGCAACAACTAGCCCGCAACACCCGCGATCTCCAGGAAAGTGTCATGTCCATGCGACTGGTACCGATCAATCTGGTGTTCAGCCGCTTCCCGAGGCTCATCCGCGACCTTGCAGCAAAACTCGGCAAGCAGGTGGAATTGAGGATTTTTGGCGAGAGCACCGAATTGGACAAGGGCCTCGTGGAGAAGATGAGTGACCCGCTTACCCACCTGGTCCGGAACGCTCTCGACCACGCGATCGAGACCCCTGACGTACGCATCGCGGCCGGCAAACCAGCAGTCGGAACGGTAACGCTACGTGCATCGCAGATTGGCGGCAAAATAGTTGTCGACGTCGTCGATGACGGTGCAGGACTCGACCGGGAGCGGATCCTGCGCAAAGCGGCTGAACGGGGGATCGATGTGAGCGATGGCATGAGCGACGATGAAGTCTGGCAACTGATCTTCACCCCCGGATTTTCGACTGCGGAAGCCGTTACCGACATTTCAGGTCGTGGCGTCGGCATGGACGTGGTCTCCAGAAATGTGCAGGCGCTGGGGGGAAGGGTCCAGATCTTCAGCAAAAGCGGTCAGGGAACGAGGATCACTCTCAGCCTCCCCCTCACCCTGGCGATCCTGGACGGCCTTGCGGTAGCGGTCGGCAACGAAAAATTCATCATCCCGATCAACGCCATCGTCGAATCGCTGCAACCCTCTGCAGGCGACATCCAGAGCATTCAGGAGAGCGGCAGGGTATTGAAGATGCGCGGCGACTTCATACCGCTCATTCCGCTCCACCAACTCTTCACCATCAGGGACGCAGCGAGCCGTCCGGAAGAAGGGGTACTGGTGGTGGTCGATGCGGAAGGAGAGCGGGTTGCGTTGCAAGTTGACGCACTGGTGGATGAGCAGCAGGTCGTCATCAAGAGCCTGGAGGAAAACTATCGAAAAGTGCCGGGGACGGCCGGAGCCACCATCATGGGTGATGGTCGGGTTGCTCTCATCCTCGACGTCGGAGAGATTGCCTGTCAGTGGCACGGACGGCTCAAGGACCTGGCCGCATAG
- a CDS encoding UPF0016 domain-containing protein — protein MTAFWASLIFVVLAEMGDKTQLLAMAFATRYKASVVMWGVFVATALNHALAVAVGNYLTVFVPLQYIQIAAAVSFILFGLWTIRGDHLEGEDKRFSFSPFWTVAVAFFIAEMGDKTQLATVALAAKYQAPVATWLGTNAGMLIADAIGIVIGIVMHRHIPEQAVKWGAALVFIVFGIYGIHETVPDRILTPLVETVGLAVIAVAGYLLARGGEKAPEAES, from the coding sequence GTGACGGCATTTTGGGCATCATTGATTTTCGTGGTTCTGGCCGAGATGGGAGACAAGACTCAGCTTCTGGCCATGGCTTTTGCCACCCGCTACAAGGCGTCGGTGGTCATGTGGGGGGTGTTCGTTGCCACGGCGTTGAACCATGCACTGGCCGTGGCGGTGGGCAATTACCTGACGGTGTTCGTCCCGCTCCAGTACATCCAGATTGCCGCAGCGGTCTCCTTCATCCTGTTCGGCCTCTGGACCATTCGGGGCGACCATCTGGAGGGTGAGGACAAGCGATTTTCCTTCAGCCCTTTCTGGACTGTTGCTGTCGCCTTCTTCATTGCCGAGATGGGGGACAAGACCCAACTGGCCACGGTTGCCCTTGCCGCAAAGTACCAGGCTCCGGTTGCCACCTGGCTCGGGACCAATGCCGGCATGCTGATCGCCGATGCCATCGGTATCGTCATCGGTATCGTCATGCATCGGCATATCCCCGAGCAGGCTGTCAAATGGGGCGCTGCGCTGGTTTTCATCGTCTTTGGGATCTACGGCATTCACGAAACCGTTCCCGACCGAATACTGACCCCTTTGGTCGAAACCGTCGGTCTTGCCGTCATTGCCGTGGCAGGATATCTGCTGGCGCGTGGGGGGGAGAAGGCGCCGGAGGCTGAAAGCTGA
- a CDS encoding HAMP domain-containing protein, which yields MKTKQFKDWSILTKILSISMVTIALLLAGILFYLLPLVEKKLMAEKQLTVTSAVDTVFTLIEGYEAKVKSGELTLAEAQKRSIDNIRKLRYQGNEYFWINTLEPAMVLHPMKPELEGKKVDDIKDPDGKQIFVEFARIAKEKGEGEVNYQWPKPGATVPSPKISQVKLIKDWGWVIGSGIYVDDVKKELAALRLKIVGGTLALAAFIFLFAWFVAKRIRQPLTEAIVVSELIAEGDLTRTIEVNSSDETGKLLTALKMMNTGLAQIVGEVRSGADSIATATEQISAGNLNLSQRTEEQASALEETASSMEELTSTVRQNADNAQQANQLAVTASDVAVRGGDVINKVVVTMEGITSSSRKIADIISVIDGIAFQTNILALNAAVEAARAGEQGRGFAVVAGEVRSLAQRSAAAAKEIKSLIEDSVSKVEDGSKLVTEAGTTMNEIVTSIKRVTDIMAEISAASLEQSSGIEQVNTAITQMDDVTQQNASLVEEAAAAAESLADQAKTMVELVSKFRLDESFRSAPRQVAKQAIPAMTPSKKTACSSRQAPAAKTSITSPRPEAKHEEQAPRLKKAVGYEDDDWKEF from the coding sequence ATGAAAACAAAACAGTTCAAAGACTGGTCGATTCTGACAAAGATTCTCAGCATTTCGATGGTAACCATCGCGCTCCTGTTGGCAGGAATTCTCTTCTACCTTCTTCCCCTGGTGGAGAAGAAGCTCATGGCTGAAAAGCAGCTGACGGTGACAAGTGCCGTCGATACGGTCTTTACCCTCATCGAAGGGTACGAGGCCAAGGTGAAGAGCGGCGAACTGACCTTAGCCGAAGCCCAGAAGCGATCTATCGACAACATCCGCAAACTCCGGTATCAGGGGAATGAATATTTCTGGATCAACACCCTTGAACCTGCCATGGTCCTGCACCCGATGAAGCCCGAACTCGAAGGGAAAAAGGTTGACGATATCAAAGACCCTGACGGCAAGCAGATCTTTGTGGAATTTGCCCGGATTGCCAAAGAAAAGGGTGAAGGAGAGGTAAACTACCAGTGGCCCAAACCGGGCGCAACCGTCCCTTCGCCCAAGATCTCCCAGGTCAAACTGATCAAGGATTGGGGCTGGGTGATCGGCAGCGGGATCTATGTCGATGATGTGAAAAAAGAGCTCGCGGCCCTGCGCCTGAAAATCGTCGGCGGAACGCTGGCCCTGGCGGCGTTCATATTCCTCTTTGCCTGGTTTGTCGCCAAGCGCATCCGCCAACCGCTTACGGAAGCCATCGTCGTCTCCGAACTCATCGCAGAGGGGGACCTGACCAGGACCATCGAGGTAAATAGCAGCGATGAGACCGGCAAGCTGCTTACCGCCCTGAAGATGATGAATACGGGGTTGGCCCAGATCGTTGGTGAGGTCCGTTCCGGTGCCGACTCCATCGCCACCGCGACCGAGCAGATATCCGCTGGCAACCTGAACCTGTCGCAAAGGACCGAAGAGCAGGCGTCGGCATTGGAAGAGACCGCCTCCAGCATGGAGGAACTCACCTCTACCGTGAGACAGAACGCCGACAATGCCCAGCAGGCAAACCAGCTTGCCGTTACTGCAAGCGACGTTGCGGTTCGCGGCGGCGACGTGATCAACAAGGTCGTGGTCACCATGGAAGGGATCACCAGCAGTTCACGCAAGATCGCCGATATCATCAGCGTGATCGACGGCATTGCCTTTCAGACCAATATCCTTGCCCTGAACGCTGCCGTGGAAGCAGCCCGTGCCGGCGAACAGGGCCGCGGATTCGCCGTGGTGGCCGGCGAGGTGAGAAGTCTTGCCCAGCGCAGTGCCGCTGCCGCCAAGGAAATCAAGTCGCTGATAGAAGATTCCGTGAGCAAGGTTGAAGACGGCAGCAAGCTCGTCACCGAAGCGGGCACGACCATGAACGAGATCGTTACCAGCATCAAGCGGGTCACCGACATCATGGCCGAAATCTCCGCGGCCTCCCTTGAGCAGTCAAGTGGTATTGAGCAGGTCAATACCGCCATCACCCAAATGGATGATGTGACGCAACAGAACGCCTCACTCGTGGAAGAGGCGGCAGCAGCAGCCGAATCACTCGCCGATCAGGCCAAGACCATGGTGGAACTGGTCAGCAAATTCAGACTCGACGAATCGTTCCGCTCGGCGCCAAGACAAGTGGCAAAACAGGCAATTCCGGCGATGACCCCATCCAAAAAGACGGCATGCTCATCCAGACAGGCTCCCGCGGCAAAGACATCGATTACCAGCCCGCGGCCTGAAGCCAAGCACGAGGAGCAGGCGCCCCGTCTCAAGAAGGCAGTTGGCTATGAAGACGACGATTGGAAGGAATTTTAG